The Novipirellula artificiosorum genome contains a region encoding:
- a CDS encoding diaminopimelate decarboxylase: MSASFQSVSAQSNPPDLNSEWWSRCDLQWCQDRLQFAGRDVDNLSRQFGTRTFFYSTSRIRSNAQRIESAFLAAGFANRYRIHFAMKANRFAPLLCFLKQTGLVGIDACSPNEVEHAIACGFDASEVSFTNTSLSREDLDRLSRIEGLRINCDSLRAIAAWGKRRPGSCIGFRINPGCGVGRADNEKLKYSGSNTTKFGIYREQFADALQLAKASNLTVDTIHFHTGCGYLSPQLEQWSEVLVQCKWFIDQVETLRNVNVGGGLGVPHVASDSRLNLDEWAKILSQQFGDRSELTIEVEPGDYLVKDAGILLLTVGSIERKRGTIFVGVNAGFNIAPEPTVYRLPLHPVPAVRRSGPATACTIAGHINEALDIWYHDIELPPLREEDTLVLLNAGAYSSSMASNHCMRGDFREFLLC, encoded by the coding sequence ATGAGTGCTTCCTTCCAGAGCGTCTCGGCGCAGTCGAATCCGCCGGATTTGAATTCGGAGTGGTGGAGCCGATGCGATTTGCAGTGGTGTCAAGACCGACTGCAGTTCGCAGGCCGCGACGTCGATAATTTATCACGGCAATTTGGCACAAGAACGTTCTTTTACAGCACGTCACGCATCCGATCGAATGCCCAACGTATCGAATCAGCGTTTTTGGCTGCAGGTTTCGCCAACCGCTATCGCATTCATTTCGCCATGAAGGCAAATCGATTTGCGCCTCTGCTGTGTTTTCTAAAGCAGACGGGATTGGTTGGCATTGACGCTTGTTCTCCGAACGAGGTCGAACATGCAATCGCATGCGGATTCGATGCATCGGAGGTGTCGTTCACCAATACAAGTCTGTCGCGGGAAGACTTGGATCGGCTGAGTCGGATCGAGGGATTGAGGATCAATTGTGATTCGCTCCGCGCCATCGCTGCATGGGGGAAGCGTCGTCCTGGGAGTTGCATTGGATTTCGAATCAATCCTGGCTGTGGGGTTGGTCGAGCTGACAACGAAAAACTGAAATACTCGGGTAGCAACACAACGAAATTCGGTATCTATCGTGAACAGTTCGCCGACGCGTTGCAGTTAGCAAAGGCCTCGAATTTGACGGTCGACACCATTCACTTTCACACAGGCTGCGGATATCTTTCGCCGCAATTGGAACAATGGAGCGAAGTGCTGGTTCAATGCAAGTGGTTTATCGACCAAGTTGAAACGCTTCGCAACGTGAATGTTGGTGGAGGACTAGGCGTCCCACATGTTGCTTCGGATTCGCGATTGAACCTCGATGAATGGGCCAAGATCTTGTCCCAGCAATTTGGTGATCGAAGCGAACTGACCATCGAAGTCGAACCGGGCGACTATCTTGTCAAGGACGCAGGAATCTTACTCTTAACGGTGGGCTCGATTGAGCGGAAACGCGGCACGATCTTTGTTGGCGTGAACGCCGGTTTCAATATCGCACCGGAGCCGACTGTCTACAGACTACCGCTGCACCCGGTACCAGCGGTTCGCCGCAGCGGTCCTGCAACGGCATGCACGATCGCGGGGCATATCAACGAGGCGTTGGACATTTGGTATCACGACATCGAACTGCCGCCGCTCCGGGAAGAGGACACGCTGGTTCTTCTGAACGCGGGTGCCTACTCCTCTTCGATGGCTTCCAACCATTGCATGCGAGGTGATTTCCGCGAGTTCTTGCTGTGTTAG
- a CDS encoding SET domain-containing protein-lysine N-methyltransferase: MYPERYRHNPLYPTDSDFKIIKRDQITGLGVITKRSFETGDVVAALAGEVTTELTQHSLEIEPGLHLLDMHFAGFFLHSCHPNVCLDMPNRLVYALRPIAPNDYLLMDYGQTESVLFKQLECQCGSDNCRGWITGHAEGPNVELVEYQAFLQKQNVLA; the protein is encoded by the coding sequence ATGTATCCAGAGCGTTATCGTCACAACCCACTCTATCCTACTGATTCAGATTTCAAAATTATTAAACGCGACCAGATAACAGGGCTTGGCGTCATCACCAAGCGGTCTTTTGAAACGGGTGACGTCGTCGCTGCTTTGGCTGGCGAAGTCACCACGGAGCTCACTCAGCATAGCCTGGAAATCGAGCCTGGACTTCACTTGTTGGATATGCACTTCGCTGGTTTCTTTTTACATTCGTGTCATCCCAATGTTTGCTTGGATATGCCGAATCGATTGGTTTATGCACTCAGGCCGATCGCTCCCAACGACTATCTCTTGATGGATTACGGACAGACGGAGTCGGTGCTGTTTAAGCAATTAGAGTGTCAATGTGGTTCGGACAATTGTCGTGGTTGGATTACGGGACACGCCGAGGGTCCCAATGTCGAATTAGTTGAATATCAAGCGTTTTTGCAAAAGCAGAACGTCCTGGCATGA